Proteins from a single region of Ananas comosus cultivar F153 linkage group 3, ASM154086v1, whole genome shotgun sequence:
- the LOC109708308 gene encoding protein IQ-DOMAIN 31-like, whose translation MATPRRVSCIRTLRPSHRSAAQADEAKRSRSPCVCCVGPHHQPKSKPRTPRSARRGPRAVARPGRWFRAVRRSFAQAPCRSIAVAARGGEEVKVYNPKLAQPAEGAALKEGSGSDDEFSLLCKEGFCREDVAAVTIQAYFRAHLARRAFRALKSLVRLQAVARGAYVRRQAEVAIHCMQALVRLQVRVRARQLLSKSKEAQLLQN comes from the exons ATGGCCACGCCGCGCCGCGTTTCCTGCATCCGCACGCTGCGCCCGAGCCACCGATCCGCCGCCCAAGCGGACGAGGCCAAGCGGAGCCGCTCCCCCTGCGTCTGCTGCGTGGGGCCCCACCACCAACCCAAATCGAAGCCCCGCACGCCGCGGAGCGCCCGCCGGGGCCCGCGCGCGGTGGCTCGGCCCGGGCGGTGGTTCCGCGCGGTGCGCCGCTCGTTCGCGCAGGCCCCGTGCAGGTCCATCGCCGTCGCCGCGCGCGGGGGCGAGGAGGTGAAGGTCTACAACCCGAAGCTCGCGCAGCCGGCCGAGGGCGCCGCGCTCAAGGAAGGGAGCGGCTCGGACGATGAGTTTAGTTTGCTGTGTAAGGAGGGATTCTGCCGCGAGGACGTGGCGGCGGTCACCATCCAGGCCTACTTCAGGGCCCATCTC GCGCGGCGGGCGTTCCGGGCGCTGAAGAGCCTGGTGAGGCTGCAGGCGGTGGCGCGGGGGGCGTACGTGCGGCGGCAGGCGGAGGTCGCGATCCACTGCATGCAGGCACTGGTGCGCCTGCAGGTTCGGGTCCGAGCCAGGCAGCTGCTCAGCAAGTCCAAGGAGGCCCAGCTCCTACAAAACTGA
- the LOC109708103 gene encoding glutathione S-transferase F8, chloroplastic-like — protein MASVKVFGSPTSTEVARVLMCLFEKDVEFQLIRVDTYKGQKRMPDYLKLQPHGQALTFEDGKLTLVDSREICRHIAGRNHERGNKELFGTCTLERAAIEQWLQTEAHSFGPPSSELVFNLAFAPLMGQEKDEKAVVASERKLGEVLDIYERRLAEDEYLAGHKFTLADLSHVPNAHRLGSIPACRSLFASMANVNRWWKQITNRPAWRKVVAMQQEPAPVI, from the exons ATGGCGAGCGTGAAGGTATTCGGGTCACCAACCTCGACGGAAGTCGCGAGAGTGTTGATGTGCCTCTTCGAGAAGGATGTTGAGTTCCAGCTGATCCGAGTAGATACGTACAAGGGCCAGAAGCGCATGCCCGACTACCTCAAACTGCAG CCGCATGGTCAAGCGCTAACATTCGAAGATGGGAAACTGACGCTTGTTG ACTCGAGAGAGATTTGCCGCCACATTGCGGGGCGCAACCACGAGCGCGGGAACAAGGAGCTGTTCGGCACGTGCACGTTGGAGCGCGCGGCGATAGAGCAGTGGCTGCAGACGGAGGCGCACAGCTTCGGCCCGCCGAGCTCGGAGCTGGTCTTCAACCTGGCGTTCGCGCCGCTCATGGGGCAGGAGAAGGACGAGAAGGCGGTGGTGGCGAGCGAGCGCAAGCTCGGGGAGGTGCTTGACATCTACGAGCGCAGGCTCGCGGAGGACGAGTACCTCGCAGGCCACAAATTCACGCTCGCCGACCTCTCCCACGTCCCCAATGCGCACCGCCTCGGCTCCATCCCTGCGTGCCGCTCTCTTTTCGCGTCGATGGCGAACGTGAACCGGTGGTGGAAGCAGATCACCAACCGGCCCGCATGGCGCAAGGTGGTGGCCATGCAGCAGGAGCCAGCGCCGGTGATCTAG
- the LOC109707196 gene encoding glutathione S-transferase F9-like, with amino-acid sequence MAGLQVFGQPASTDVARVLTCLFEKNRKFELVRADKFNGQPNVPEFIKLQDISGQVTFKDGDLTLTNSRAIIRHVATKYEDEGNKALYGKGALDRALIEQWLQSEALSFARPSSALIFHLAFAEPLGIHPDEAVIEQNEKKLSAILDIYNKRLGDSKYLAGDSFTLADLSHLPNSHYLVTLSKRGQELFTERKNVERWWNAISTRPSWKEVVQLQNEYPGPIRKIINRAPAIYPL; translated from the exons ATGGCTGGTTTGCAAGTGTTTGGACAGCCGGCCTCCACAGATGTTGCGAGGGTGCTGACTTGCCTCTTTGAAAAGAATCGAAAGTTCGAACTCGTTCGCGCTGATAAATTCAATGGACAACCCAATGTACCTGAATTCATCAAGCTCCAG GATATCAGTGGTCAAGTGACATTTAAGGATGGGGATCTCACCCTTACCA ATTCGAGGGCCATAATACGTCACGTCGCCACCAAGTACGAAGATGAGGGGAACAAAGCACTTTACGGAAAAGGAGCACTGGATAGGGCATTGATTGAGCAGTGGCTTCAATCAGAAGCTCTCAGCTTTGCACGTCCGAGCTCCGCACTGATCTTTCATTTGGCTTTTGCTGAGCCGTTGGGCATACACCCTGACGAAGCCGTGATAGAACAAAATGAGAAGAAGCTCTCTGCGATACTTGACATTTACAATAAGCGACTTGGAGACAGCAAATACTTAGCTGGGGATAGTTTTACCCTCGCGGATCTTTCGCACCTCCCGAATTCTCATTATCTTGTTACTCTGTCTAAAAGGGGACAGGAACTTTTCACTGAAAGGAAGAATGTGGAGAGGTGGTGGAACGCAATCTCGACTCGCCCCTCATGGAAGGAGGTTGTCCAATTGCAGAATGAGTATCCTGGTCCGATCAGGAAAATAATTAACCGAGCACCGGCAATATATCCGCTCTGA
- the LOC109707279 gene encoding mechanosensitive ion channel protein 6-like isoform X1, whose protein sequence is MDPLRKSLKSYGSHKYSSSRNPSFDLQEEQPILVDHDDPDRREVVVKIDGNSHNPFVDPPPIPTSTTSAAAATSTNTTTNTTTTTSSAAALPKVWREGSYEFWKDDGDNGGSGGGGGGSSGFSFKSHPPQSLNPVAEISEDPPSRLIGSFLHKQKASGAEMSLDMDLEMEELKKPPSSISASKELRVSFQDPSADHPLSPSSLSPSSSSSDDDGRDKNGVPPAEVLRCTSNSSFRRAPSALLRAKTRSRLMDPPPLSSATSNDGGGRSGRVPARSGQMGKSGAMGKSGAMGKAGGPPALDEDDEDPFVDEDIPDEFKRAKLDPLTLLQWLSLVVILGALACSLGVRRLQRQTVWGLHLWKWELLVFVLICGRLVSGWLIRVAVFFVERNFLLRKRVLYFVYGVRRAVQNSLWLGLVLVSWHLMFDSKVERETRSRILPYVTKVLFCLLVATLLRLLKTLLVKVLASSFHVSTYFDRIQEALFNQYVIETLSGPPLVEIQRNHDEEERVFAEVQKLQSAGVTIPSDLRKAAFPTRSGSGSGSGRASASAMRKSGQIGKSIKLSRAVSRKDAAGSGPQQPQEDVITIDQLHKLNQKNVSAWNMKRLMKIVRYGTLMTLDEQISQATGGEDESAKQIRSEYEAKLAARKIFNNVAKPGAKYIYLSDLMRFMRHEEAVKTMSLFEGAQENNRVSRKSLKNWVVNAFRERKALALTLNDTKTAVNKLNQMANIVVGVIAFVLWLLILGIATTHFFVFLSSQVLLAVFMFGNTLKMVFESIIFLFVVHPFDVGDRCEVEEVQMVVEEMNIMATIFLRYDNLKIYYPNSLLATKPISNFYRSPDMGESIDFCVHVATPVEKLAIMKQRIIQFMESKKEHWYPNPSVVLRDVDDMNRLRVSIWMRHRINHQDMGMRWGRRELVVQEMIRVLKELDIEYRMLPLDVNVRNMPPVTSARLPSTWLTFN, encoded by the exons aTGGATCCTCTTCGCAAATCTCTCAAGTCGTACGGGTCCCACAAGTACTCGTCCTCCCGCAACCCCTCCTTCGACCTGCAGGAGGAGCAGCCCATCCTCGTCGACCACGACGACCCCGACCGCCGCGAGGTCGTCGTCAAGATCGACGGCAACAGCCACAACCCCTTCGTCGACCCCCCTCCCATCCCCACCTCCActacctccgccgccgccgccaccagcACCAACACCACTACTAAcactaccaccaccacctcctccgccgccgccctccctAAGGTATGGAGGGAGGGGAGCTACGAATTCTGGAAGGATGACGGTGATAatggcggcagcggcggaggcggaggcggcagTAGCGGCTTCAGCTTCAAGAGCCATCCGCCGCAGAGCCTGAATCCGGTGGCGGAGATCAGCGAGGACCCTCCGTCCCGGCTGATCGGCTCCTTCCTCCACAAGCAGAAGGCCTCCGGGGCGGAGATGTCGCTGGACATGGACCTCGAGATGGAGGAGCTCAAGAAGCCCCCCTCCTCCATCTCCGCCTCCAAGGAGCTCCGCGTCTCCTTCCAGGACCCCTCCGCCGACcaccccctctccccctcctccctctccccctcctcctcctcctccgacgatgACGGCCGAGACAAGAACGGAGTACCCCCCGCCGAGGTTCTCCGCTGCACCTCCAACTCCTCCTTCCGCCGCGCCCCCTCCGCGCTGCTCCGCGCCAAGACCCGCTCCAGGCTCATGGACCCCCCGCCGCTGTCGTCCGCAACTAGCAACGACGGCGGCGGGCGATCCGGGCGCGTGCCGGCCAGATCGGGGCAGATGGGCAAATCGGGCGCGATGGGCAAATCGGGAGCGATGGGCAAAGCCGGGGGGCCGCCGGCCTTggacgaggacgacgaggacCCGTTCGTGGACGAGGACATCCCCGACGAGTTCAAGCGCGCGAAGCTGGACCCGCTGACGCTGCTGCAGTGGCTGAGCCTGGTCGTGATCCTGGGCGCCCTGGCGTGCAGCCTGGGCGTGCGGCGGCTGCAGCGGCAGACGGTGTGGGGGCTCCACCTGTGGAAGTGGGAGCTGCTGGTGTTCGTGCTCATCTGCGGGCGCCTCGTCTCCGGGTGGCTGATCCGCGTGGCCGTGTTCTTCGTGGAGCGCAACTTCCTCCTCCGCAAGCGCGTGCTCTACTTCGTCTACGGCGTGCGCAGGGCCGTCCAGAACAGCCTCTGGCTGGGCCTCGTCCTCGTCTCCTGGCACTTGATGTTCGACAGCAAGGTGGAGCGCGAGACGCGCAGCCGCATCCTCCCCTACGTCACCAAGGTCCTCTTCTGCCTCCTCGTCGCCACCCTGCTCCGCCTCCTCAAGACGCTGCTCGTCAAGGTGCTCGCCTCCTCCTTCCACGTCAGCACCTACTTCGACCGCATCCAGGAGGCCCTCTTCAACCAGTACGTCATCGAGACGCTCTCCGGCCCGCCCCTCGTCGAGATCCAGCGCAACCACGACGAGGAGGAGCGCGTCTTCGCCGAGGTGCAGAAGCTCCAGAGCGCCGGCGTCACCATTCCCAGCGATCTCCGCAAGGCCGCGTTCCCCACCAgaagcggcagcggcagcggcagcggcagggCCAGCGCCAGCGCCATGAGGAAGAGCGGGCAGATCGGGAAGAGCATCAAGCTGTCCCGGGCCGTCTCGCGGAAGGACGCCGCCGGGAGCGGCCCGCAGCAGCCGCAGGAGGATGTCATCACGATCGACCAGCTCCACAAACTCAATCAGAAGAACGTGTCCGCGTGGAATATGAAGCGCCTCATGAAGATCGTTAGGTACGGCACGCTCATGACCCTCGACGAGCAGATCTCGCAGGCCACGGGCGGGGAGGACGAGTCGGCCAAGCAGATCAGGAGCGAGTACGAGGCCAAGCTTGCCGCCAGAAAGATTTTCAACAACGTCGCCAAGCCCGGTGCCAA GTATATCTACTTGTCGGATTTAATGCGTTTCATGAGGCACGAGGAAGCTGTGAAAACTATGAGCCTTTTTGAGGGAGCACAAGAGAATAACAGGGTCAGCAGGAAGTCCCTCAAGAACTGGGTG GTCAATGCATTCAGAGAACGCAAAGCCCTTGCCTTGACTCTTAATGATACGAAAACTGCAGTGAATAAGCTGAACCAAATGGCAAACATTGTTGTAGGTGTCATTGCATTTGTCCTGTGGCTTCTCATTCTGGGTATTGCGACAACCCATTTCTTCGTCTTCCTCAGCTCTCAGGTCCTTCTGGCAGTTTTTATGTTTGGGAACACTTTAAAGATGGTTTTTGAATCTATCATTTTCTTATTTGTCGTGCACCCCTTTGATGTTGGAGATCGTTGTGAAGTGGAGGAGGTTCAG ATGGTTGTCGAGGAAATGAATATCATGGCAACAATTTTTCTGCGGTACGATAACCTCAAAATTTACTACCCCAATAGTCTTCTTGCTACCAAACCAATCAGCAATTTTTATCGAAGCCCGGATATGGGAGAATCAATTGACTTCTGTGTTCATGTAGCAACACCCGTGGAAAAGCTCGCCATCATGAAGCAAAGAATAATTCA GTTTATGGAGAGTAAGAAGGAACATTGGTACCCTAATCCATCTGTCGTTCTTAGAGATGTGGATGACATGAACAGGTTGAGAGTATCTATATGGATGCGCCACCGAATCAATCACCAAGATATGGGGATGAGGTGGGGGAGGAGAGAGCTCGTGGTTCAGGAGATGATCAGAGTCTTAAAAGAACTCGATATTGAATACCGGATGCTGCCGCTCGATGTCAATGTCCGCAACATGCCTCCCGTCACATCTGCGCGCTTGCCTTCCACATGGTTAACTTTTAACTGA
- the LOC109707279 gene encoding mechanosensitive ion channel protein 6-like isoform X2, whose amino-acid sequence MDPLRKSLKSYGSHKYSSSRNPSFDLQEEQPILVDHDDPDRREVVVKIDGNSHNPFVDPPPIPTSTTSAAAATSTNTTTNTTTTTSSAAALPKVWREGSYEFWKDDGDNGGSGGGGGGSSGFSFKSHPPQSLNPVAEISEDPPSRLIGSFLHKQKASGAEMSLDMDLEMEELKKPPSSISASKELRVSFQDPSADHPLSPSSLSPSSSSSDDDGRDKNGVPPAEVLRCTSNSSFRRAPSALLRAKTRSRLMDPPPLSSATSNDGGGRSGRVPARSGQMGKSGAMGKSGAMGKAGGPPALDEDDEDPFVDEDIPDEFKRAKLDPLTLLQWLSLVVILGALACSLGVRRLQRQTVWGLHLWKWELLVFVLICGRLVSGWLIRVAVFFVERNFLLRKRVLYFVYGVRRAVQNSLWLGLVLVSWHLMFDSKVERETRSRILPYVTKVLFCLLVATLLRLLKTLLVKVLASSFHVSTYFDRIQEALFNQYVIETLSGPPLVEIQRNHDEEERVFAEVQKLQSAGVTIPSDLRKAAFPTRSGSGSGSGRASASAMRKSGQIGKSIKLSRAVSRKDAAGSGPQQPQEDVITIDQLHKLNQKNVSAWNMKRLMKIVRYGTLMTLDEQISQATGGEDESAKQIRSEYEAKLAARKIFNNVAKPGAKYIYLSDLMRFMRHEEAVKTMSLFEGAQENNRVSRKSLKNWVVNAFRERKALALTLNDTKTAVNKLNQMANIVVGVIAFVLWLLILGIATTHFFVFLSSQVLLAVFMFGNTLKMVFESIIFLFVVHPFDVGDRCEVEEVQMVVEEMNIMATIFLRNTRGKARHHEAKNNSVYGE is encoded by the exons aTGGATCCTCTTCGCAAATCTCTCAAGTCGTACGGGTCCCACAAGTACTCGTCCTCCCGCAACCCCTCCTTCGACCTGCAGGAGGAGCAGCCCATCCTCGTCGACCACGACGACCCCGACCGCCGCGAGGTCGTCGTCAAGATCGACGGCAACAGCCACAACCCCTTCGTCGACCCCCCTCCCATCCCCACCTCCActacctccgccgccgccgccaccagcACCAACACCACTACTAAcactaccaccaccacctcctccgccgccgccctccctAAGGTATGGAGGGAGGGGAGCTACGAATTCTGGAAGGATGACGGTGATAatggcggcagcggcggaggcggaggcggcagTAGCGGCTTCAGCTTCAAGAGCCATCCGCCGCAGAGCCTGAATCCGGTGGCGGAGATCAGCGAGGACCCTCCGTCCCGGCTGATCGGCTCCTTCCTCCACAAGCAGAAGGCCTCCGGGGCGGAGATGTCGCTGGACATGGACCTCGAGATGGAGGAGCTCAAGAAGCCCCCCTCCTCCATCTCCGCCTCCAAGGAGCTCCGCGTCTCCTTCCAGGACCCCTCCGCCGACcaccccctctccccctcctccctctccccctcctcctcctcctccgacgatgACGGCCGAGACAAGAACGGAGTACCCCCCGCCGAGGTTCTCCGCTGCACCTCCAACTCCTCCTTCCGCCGCGCCCCCTCCGCGCTGCTCCGCGCCAAGACCCGCTCCAGGCTCATGGACCCCCCGCCGCTGTCGTCCGCAACTAGCAACGACGGCGGCGGGCGATCCGGGCGCGTGCCGGCCAGATCGGGGCAGATGGGCAAATCGGGCGCGATGGGCAAATCGGGAGCGATGGGCAAAGCCGGGGGGCCGCCGGCCTTggacgaggacgacgaggacCCGTTCGTGGACGAGGACATCCCCGACGAGTTCAAGCGCGCGAAGCTGGACCCGCTGACGCTGCTGCAGTGGCTGAGCCTGGTCGTGATCCTGGGCGCCCTGGCGTGCAGCCTGGGCGTGCGGCGGCTGCAGCGGCAGACGGTGTGGGGGCTCCACCTGTGGAAGTGGGAGCTGCTGGTGTTCGTGCTCATCTGCGGGCGCCTCGTCTCCGGGTGGCTGATCCGCGTGGCCGTGTTCTTCGTGGAGCGCAACTTCCTCCTCCGCAAGCGCGTGCTCTACTTCGTCTACGGCGTGCGCAGGGCCGTCCAGAACAGCCTCTGGCTGGGCCTCGTCCTCGTCTCCTGGCACTTGATGTTCGACAGCAAGGTGGAGCGCGAGACGCGCAGCCGCATCCTCCCCTACGTCACCAAGGTCCTCTTCTGCCTCCTCGTCGCCACCCTGCTCCGCCTCCTCAAGACGCTGCTCGTCAAGGTGCTCGCCTCCTCCTTCCACGTCAGCACCTACTTCGACCGCATCCAGGAGGCCCTCTTCAACCAGTACGTCATCGAGACGCTCTCCGGCCCGCCCCTCGTCGAGATCCAGCGCAACCACGACGAGGAGGAGCGCGTCTTCGCCGAGGTGCAGAAGCTCCAGAGCGCCGGCGTCACCATTCCCAGCGATCTCCGCAAGGCCGCGTTCCCCACCAgaagcggcagcggcagcggcagcggcagggCCAGCGCCAGCGCCATGAGGAAGAGCGGGCAGATCGGGAAGAGCATCAAGCTGTCCCGGGCCGTCTCGCGGAAGGACGCCGCCGGGAGCGGCCCGCAGCAGCCGCAGGAGGATGTCATCACGATCGACCAGCTCCACAAACTCAATCAGAAGAACGTGTCCGCGTGGAATATGAAGCGCCTCATGAAGATCGTTAGGTACGGCACGCTCATGACCCTCGACGAGCAGATCTCGCAGGCCACGGGCGGGGAGGACGAGTCGGCCAAGCAGATCAGGAGCGAGTACGAGGCCAAGCTTGCCGCCAGAAAGATTTTCAACAACGTCGCCAAGCCCGGTGCCAA GTATATCTACTTGTCGGATTTAATGCGTTTCATGAGGCACGAGGAAGCTGTGAAAACTATGAGCCTTTTTGAGGGAGCACAAGAGAATAACAGGGTCAGCAGGAAGTCCCTCAAGAACTGGGTG GTCAATGCATTCAGAGAACGCAAAGCCCTTGCCTTGACTCTTAATGATACGAAAACTGCAGTGAATAAGCTGAACCAAATGGCAAACATTGTTGTAGGTGTCATTGCATTTGTCCTGTGGCTTCTCATTCTGGGTATTGCGACAACCCATTTCTTCGTCTTCCTCAGCTCTCAGGTCCTTCTGGCAGTTTTTATGTTTGGGAACACTTTAAAGATGGTTTTTGAATCTATCATTTTCTTATTTGTCGTGCACCCCTTTGATGTTGGAGATCGTTGTGAAGTGGAGGAGGTTCAG ATGGTTGTCGAGGAAATGAATATCATGGCAACAATTTTTCTGCG CAACACCCGTGGAAAAGCTCGCCATCATGAAGCAAAGAATAATTCA GTTTATGGAGAGTAA
- the LOC109707280 gene encoding serine/threonine-protein kinase STY46-like isoform X2, producing MATEGAGSSGAREGSPSRHRGRRRKVEVYNEVLRRLKSSGCPEALSPAFDGELLAHFDRLPPRYALDVNVERAEDVLMHKRLLQQACDPANRPAFEVRLVQVMNIHSMVKHETSHSNRQEEQNVKHFPYAGNEQSIYFYPAFALSSDHKALALDVDSQQVQDGDRAVHSYRHSFSVCVNHVAFGLDEFSGGRMRCLSYFIICASKTWRPIHEITFSTDDKPKLLSQLTSLLAEVGLSIREAHAFSTNDGYSLDIFVVDGWLSEDTGNLRSALKKEIVKTKKGSSQECCAVYWRMHQTTYFVYSYRFVSLSEFMRGGSVFDFLHNKKGVFQLPDVLRIATDVSKGMNYLHHCNIIHRDLKTANLLMDENEVVKVADFGVARVKAQSGVMTAETGTYRWMAPEVIEHKFYDHKADVFSFGIVLWELLAGKLPYEDLTPLQAAVAVVQKGLRPTIPKDTHPKLAVLLEKCWQQDPALRPNFSDILEILNIIAKEVVPMGHQKKSLGHLFSVLRRDR from the exons ATGGCGACGGAGGGCGCGGGGAGCTCCGGCGCCCGGGAGGGATCGCCGTCGCGCCACCGCGGGCGGCGGCGGAAGGTGGAGGTCTACAACGAGGTGCTCCGCCGCCTCAAGAGCTCCGGGTGTCCCGAAGCGCTTTCGCCGGCCTTCGACGGCGAGCTCTTGGCGCACTTCGACCGCCTCCCTCCCAG ATATGCATTGGATGTAAATGTAGAGAGAGCAGAAGATGTCTTGATGCACAAGAGGTTGCTGCAGCAGGCGTGCGATCCTGCCAACAGGCCCGCTTTTGAGGTTCGTCTTGTCCAG GTAATGAATATTCACAGTATGGTCAAACATGAGACTTCTCATTCTAATAGGCAGGAGGAGCAAAATGTGAAACATTTTCCATATGCGGGCAATGAACAAAG CATTTATTTCTATCCGGCCTTCGCTCTATCATCGGATCATAAAGCTTTGGCTCTTGACGTTGATAGCCAACAGGTTCAAGATGGAGATAGAGCTGTTCATTCTTACCGGCACTCTTTCAG TGTTTGCGTGAACCATGTAGCGTTTGGTCTGGATGAATTTAGTGGTGGAAGGATGCGGTGTTTATCCTACTTTATAATTTGTGCCTCTAAAACTTGGAG GCCTATACACGAGATCACTTTTTCAACAGATGATAAGCCAAAGCTTCTTAGTCAG TTAACTTCCTTGCTTGCTGAAGTTGGTCTCAGCATTCGAGAAGCACATGCGTTTTCCACTAATGACGGTTACTCGTTAGATATTTTTGTGGTTGATGGCTGGCTATCGGAG GACACTGGCAATCTAAGAAGTGCACTGAAGAAAGAAATTGTCAAAACAAAG AAAGGTTCGTCACAAGAATGTTGTGCAGTTTATTGGCGCATGCACCAGACCACCTATTTTGTGTATAGTTACAG GTTTGTTTCATTGTCAGAATTCATGCGTGGAGGGAGTGTATTTGACTTTCTTCACAACAAGAAAGGTGTTTTCCAGCTCCCAGATGTGCTCAGGATTGCTACTGATGTATCAAAGGGAATGAACTATTTGCACCACTGTAATATTATCCACAGGGACCTGAAGACAGCAAATCTTCTTATGGATGAAAATGAG GTTGTCAAGGTAGCAGATTTTGGAGTGGCCCGGGTTAAAGCTCAGTCTGGAGTAATGACTGCAGAAACAGGAACATACCGATGGATGGCTCCTGAG GTAATTGAACACAAATTTTACGATCACAAGGCTGATGTTTTCAGTTTTGGTATTGTTCTTTGGGAATTGCTGGCAGGAAAG CTCCCATACGAAGATCTAACACCACTTCAAGCAGCAGTTGCTGTTGTTCAAAAG GGTTTGAGACCCACTATTCCAAAGGACACTCATCCTAAGCTTGCTGTTCTGCTCGAGAAATGTTGGCAGCAAGACCCAGCTTTAAGGCCAAATTTCTCAGATATTCTAGAGATACTTAACATCATTGCCAAGGAA GTTGTGCCCATGGGCCATCAGAAGAAGTCACTTGGTCATCTTTTCTCAGTTCTCAGGCGTGACCGTTGA
- the LOC109707280 gene encoding serine/threonine-protein kinase STY46-like isoform X1 yields MATEGAGSSGAREGSPSRHRGRRRKVEVYNEVLRRLKSSGCPEALSPAFDGELLAHFDRLPPRYALDVNVERAEDVLMHKRLLQQACDPANRPAFEVRLVQVMNIHSMVKHETSHSNRQEEQNVKHFPYAGNEQSIYFYPAFALSSDHKALALDVDSQQVQDGDRAVHSYRHSFSVCVNHVAFGLDEFSGGRMRCLSYFIICASKTWRPIHEITFSTDDKPKLLSQLTSLLAEVGLSIREAHAFSTNDGYSLDIFVVDGWLSEDTGNLRSALKKEIVKTKSKLPKEEVEAMEECPTDHVQIPVDGADVWEIDVRLLKFESKLAYGSYGNLYRGTYCSQDVAIKVLKPELVSIDRLREFAQEVYIMRKVRHKNVVQFIGACTRPPILCIVTEFMRGGSVFDFLHNKKGVFQLPDVLRIATDVSKGMNYLHHCNIIHRDLKTANLLMDENEVVKVADFGVARVKAQSGVMTAETGTYRWMAPEVIEHKFYDHKADVFSFGIVLWELLAGKLPYEDLTPLQAAVAVVQKGLRPTIPKDTHPKLAVLLEKCWQQDPALRPNFSDILEILNIIAKEVVPMGHQKKSLGHLFSVLRRDR; encoded by the exons ATGGCGACGGAGGGCGCGGGGAGCTCCGGCGCCCGGGAGGGATCGCCGTCGCGCCACCGCGGGCGGCGGCGGAAGGTGGAGGTCTACAACGAGGTGCTCCGCCGCCTCAAGAGCTCCGGGTGTCCCGAAGCGCTTTCGCCGGCCTTCGACGGCGAGCTCTTGGCGCACTTCGACCGCCTCCCTCCCAG ATATGCATTGGATGTAAATGTAGAGAGAGCAGAAGATGTCTTGATGCACAAGAGGTTGCTGCAGCAGGCGTGCGATCCTGCCAACAGGCCCGCTTTTGAGGTTCGTCTTGTCCAG GTAATGAATATTCACAGTATGGTCAAACATGAGACTTCTCATTCTAATAGGCAGGAGGAGCAAAATGTGAAACATTTTCCATATGCGGGCAATGAACAAAG CATTTATTTCTATCCGGCCTTCGCTCTATCATCGGATCATAAAGCTTTGGCTCTTGACGTTGATAGCCAACAGGTTCAAGATGGAGATAGAGCTGTTCATTCTTACCGGCACTCTTTCAG TGTTTGCGTGAACCATGTAGCGTTTGGTCTGGATGAATTTAGTGGTGGAAGGATGCGGTGTTTATCCTACTTTATAATTTGTGCCTCTAAAACTTGGAG GCCTATACACGAGATCACTTTTTCAACAGATGATAAGCCAAAGCTTCTTAGTCAG TTAACTTCCTTGCTTGCTGAAGTTGGTCTCAGCATTCGAGAAGCACATGCGTTTTCCACTAATGACGGTTACTCGTTAGATATTTTTGTGGTTGATGGCTGGCTATCGGAG GACACTGGCAATCTAAGAAGTGCACTGAAGAAAGAAATTGTCAAAACAAAG TCAAAGTTACCTAAAGAGGAAGTAGAAGCTATGGAGGAATGCCCAACTGATCATGTCCAGATACCTGTAGATGGAGCTGATGTTTGGGAAATTGATGTCAGGCTTCTAAAATTTGAGAGTAAACTGGCATATGGATCTTATGGTAATCT TTACCGTGGAACATACTGTAGCCAAGATGTAGCCATTAAGGTTCTGAAACCGGAGCTTGTCAGCATTGATAGGCTGCGTGAGTTTGCACAGGAAGTATATATTATGAG AAAGGTTCGTCACAAGAATGTTGTGCAGTTTATTGGCGCATGCACCAGACCACCTATTTTGTGTATAGTTACAG AATTCATGCGTGGAGGGAGTGTATTTGACTTTCTTCACAACAAGAAAGGTGTTTTCCAGCTCCCAGATGTGCTCAGGATTGCTACTGATGTATCAAAGGGAATGAACTATTTGCACCACTGTAATATTATCCACAGGGACCTGAAGACAGCAAATCTTCTTATGGATGAAAATGAG GTTGTCAAGGTAGCAGATTTTGGAGTGGCCCGGGTTAAAGCTCAGTCTGGAGTAATGACTGCAGAAACAGGAACATACCGATGGATGGCTCCTGAG GTAATTGAACACAAATTTTACGATCACAAGGCTGATGTTTTCAGTTTTGGTATTGTTCTTTGGGAATTGCTGGCAGGAAAG CTCCCATACGAAGATCTAACACCACTTCAAGCAGCAGTTGCTGTTGTTCAAAAG GGTTTGAGACCCACTATTCCAAAGGACACTCATCCTAAGCTTGCTGTTCTGCTCGAGAAATGTTGGCAGCAAGACCCAGCTTTAAGGCCAAATTTCTCAGATATTCTAGAGATACTTAACATCATTGCCAAGGAA GTTGTGCCCATGGGCCATCAGAAGAAGTCACTTGGTCATCTTTTCTCAGTTCTCAGGCGTGACCGTTGA